One Catillopecten margaritatus gill symbiont DNA window includes the following coding sequences:
- the smg gene encoding Protein Smg has translation MTNNILDVLTYMFDYLFEVSDDDAAEIDDTTLKAYLSDAGFEANRINKALNWLENIAVLQDGEIQAFSNTQGGVRIYHDAEKIRLDAKARGFLLFMENVGQITAIQREIVIEQVMSLDESSIHIDDLKWITMMVIGNSDTAEVSPEWLESIVFLDDNRTVQ, from the coding sequence ATGACAAATAATATTCTGGATGTTTTGACATATATGTTTGATTATTTATTCGAAGTATCGGATGATGATGCCGCTGAAATCGACGACACTACCCTAAAAGCATATCTCTCAGATGCAGGTTTTGAAGCCAATCGCATCAATAAAGCCCTTAATTGGCTCGAAAATATTGCCGTCTTACAAGACGGCGAAATTCAAGCGTTTTCCAACACTCAAGGTGGTGTTCGAATTTACCATGACGCAGAAAAAATTAGACTAGACGCCAAGGCGCGTGGTTTCCTACTATTTATGGAAAATGTGGGGCAAATTACTGCCATTCAGCGTGAAATTGTCATCGAGCAAGTAATGTCATTAGATGAAAGCTCCATTCATATTGACGATTTAAAATGGATAACAATGATGGTTATTGGCAACAGTGACACCGCAGAAGTATCGCCAGAATGGCTAGAGTCCATCGTCTTTCTTGATGATAACCGCACCGTTCAATAA
- the rnpA gene encoding Ribonuclease P protein component translates to MSFGSFESFELTRKAKILKANEYATVFKGGKFAKGKYWQIVAKSIDGPKPRLGLAISKKVYRLAVDRNRFKRIARETFRLEKQQLDNWDFVVMARRSKSVENTVLSAELLSLFKRVTQ, encoded by the coding sequence ATGTCTTTCGGGTCTTTCGAGTCTTTCGAGTTAACGCGCAAAGCCAAAATTCTTAAAGCCAATGAATATGCCACTGTTTTTAAAGGGGGTAAATTTGCAAAAGGTAAATACTGGCAAATCGTTGCAAAATCTATTGATGGGCCTAAGCCTCGCTTAGGTCTTGCTATTTCAAAGAAAGTATATCGTTTGGCAGTGGATAGAAACCGATTTAAACGCATTGCCCGAGAGACTTTTAGATTAGAGAAACAGCAGTTGGATAATTGGGATTTTGTGGTGATGGCAAGGCGTTCAAAGTCGGTGGAAAATACGGTTTTGTCTGCGGAATTGTTAAGTTTATTTAAACGGGTAACGCAATGA
- a CDS encoding Putative membrane protein insertion efficiency factor: MKYLLLIPIKFYQLFISPLLGSNCRFDPTCSQYAYDAVQEHGFFKGFSLSVKRIGKCHPWHDGGFDPVPKKHSH; this comes from the coding sequence ATGAAATACTTATTGCTGATACCGATTAAATTTTATCAACTTTTTATCAGCCCTTTGCTAGGCTCTAATTGTCGCTTTGACCCAACTTGCTCGCAGTATGCTTATGATGCGGTGCAAGAACACGGATTTTTTAAAGGATTCAGTTTGAGCGTTAAGCGCATTGGCAAATGCCACCCTTGGCATGACGGGGGTTTTGACCCAGTACCCAAAAAACATTCACATTAG
- the yidC_2 gene encoding Membrane protein insertase YidC: MNNQKLFLGIAIFLTVFILWDKWQITHTVDENGNTVRKTTTTLVGAPISNSDVPMMDSQSIEIDLPTMPTVVQKGGFTTVTTDLLTVEISHKGGTLQNAYLNDYPIELGGSEKFQLLSDKAGQLFQAQSGLASSNDLLPTHLSDFHSTSTDYQMNGDTLIVPLTWQGKNGVQVVKNYHFQRGSYVVGVDYQVKNNTSQAIPVKSYVRLSRQSIDQGNVMMPTFTGGIVYNKAEHTVQKNDFEDWGDFNAQQATGGWLAMVQQYFMAAWIPNQEQAQSFSASTKNSIHKLTNANQQISVAAGTTATLATNELYIGPKEYGKIEKVAKGLHYTLDYGWLDVLADPLSWGIHKINDFVSSWGWSIIIITLLIKLAFYPLSEKSYRSMAGMRKLAPRLAKLKETYGDDKQKMGQKTMELYKKEKINPASGCLPIMVQIPVFIAFYWMLLDTIELRQTAFWWISDLSEMDPYYILPIIMGASMFIQQKLNPPPPDPMQAKIMMALPFVFTVMFLWFPSGLVLYWVFNNTLSILQQWSINKRING; this comes from the coding sequence ATGAACAATCAAAAATTATTTTTAGGCATTGCCATTTTTCTAACGGTTTTTATCCTGTGGGATAAATGGCAAATCACGCATACCGTCGATGAAAATGGCAATACCGTGCGTAAAACCACAACGACTTTAGTGGGTGCGCCTATTTCAAATAGTGATGTGCCGATGATGGACTCACAATCAATAGAAATTGATTTGCCAACGATGCCAACGGTTGTTCAAAAAGGGGGGTTTACCACGGTAACCACCGATTTATTAACGGTAGAAATTAGCCACAAAGGTGGCACGCTTCAAAATGCGTATTTAAATGATTATCCTATTGAATTGGGTGGTAGCGAAAAGTTCCAATTATTGAGCGATAAAGCAGGGCAATTGTTCCAAGCACAGAGTGGTTTGGCATCAAGCAATGATTTATTACCGACGCATTTATCTGATTTTCATTCAACCAGCACCGATTACCAAATGAACGGCGACACTTTAATCGTGCCATTGACTTGGCAAGGTAAAAACGGTGTTCAAGTGGTGAAAAATTACCATTTTCAGCGGGGCAGTTATGTGGTGGGTGTCGATTATCAAGTCAAAAATAACACCAGTCAAGCCATTCCTGTTAAGTCGTATGTGCGTTTGAGTCGTCAATCAATCGACCAAGGCAATGTGATGATGCCGACTTTCACGGGGGGCATTGTGTATAACAAAGCCGAGCATACTGTACAAAAAAATGACTTTGAAGATTGGGGTGATTTTAATGCGCAACAAGCAACTGGCGGCTGGCTGGCAATGGTGCAACAATACTTTATGGCAGCATGGATTCCAAACCAAGAACAAGCCCAAAGTTTTTCTGCCAGCACAAAAAACAGCATTCACAAATTAACTAATGCTAATCAACAAATAAGCGTGGCTGCTGGCACGACTGCGACACTGGCGACTAACGAGCTATACATCGGACCAAAGGAATATGGCAAGATTGAAAAAGTGGCAAAAGGATTGCATTACACTTTGGACTACGGCTGGTTAGATGTGCTTGCAGACCCGTTATCGTGGGGTATTCATAAAATCAACGACTTTGTTAGCAGTTGGGGTTGGTCGATTATTATTATTACCTTATTGATTAAGTTGGCGTTTTATCCACTCAGTGAAAAATCTTATCGTTCAATGGCAGGGATGAGAAAGTTAGCGCCAAGATTAGCGAAGTTGAAAGAAACCTATGGCGACGACAAGCAAAAAATGGGTCAAAAAACCATGGAACTTTATAAGAAAGAAAAAATCAATCCTGCCTCTGGTTGCCTGCCGATTATGGTGCAAATCCCCGTATTTATCGCTTTCTACTGGATGTTGCTAGATACCATTGAATTGCGTCAAACGGCATTTTGGTGGATATCAGATTTATCCGAGATGGACCCGTATTACATCCTGCCGATTATAATGGGTGCGTCAATGTTCATTCAACAAAAACTCAACCCCCCACCACCTGACCCAATGCAAGCGAAGATTATGATGGCGTTGCCTTTTGTGTTTACGGTGATGTTCTTGTGGTTCCCGTCGGGCTTGGTGTTGTATTGGGTGTTTAACAATACGCTATCCATCCTACAGCAATGGAGTATTAATAAGCGTATCAATGGCTAA